A region of Leisingera thetidis DNA encodes the following proteins:
- a CDS encoding NAD(P)/FAD-dependent oxidoreductase — protein sequence MSAYTAKRLPRQTGAAGWNAILPPQAALPVLDHDLTADVTIIGGGFAGLSAARRLHQLDPSLKVAVLEAGQFAESSAGRNSGFMIDLPHDLSSDNYAGDALDADRAAIAFNRMAIDFAKGVAEDCALPQEMFDPAGKINAAATTAGDRHNRDFATHLERLGEPHQLLSRQEMQELTGSAHYTSGLYAPGTVMIQPAAYIRALSAHLAGQISVFETSPVTGFAKQGNGWLVSTPKGRVTTGTVILANNGHLESFGFYQRRLMHICLYASMTERLTEEQVRRLGGASRWSVTPADPMGTSVRRISGSCGDRILIRTCSSFHPGIETSPMRLRNAGWVHDRKFKERFPQLDGVRMEHRWAGMLCLSRNGSAAFGELDRGVYSACCQNGLGIARGTLQGIGVAELAVQGGSDIASRFLAQPMPPKLPPEPFASLGANTYLMWKEWRSGKE from the coding sequence TTGAGCGCCTACACTGCCAAACGACTGCCCCGGCAGACCGGTGCGGCGGGATGGAATGCCATCCTGCCGCCGCAGGCCGCCCTGCCGGTGCTGGACCACGATCTGACCGCCGATGTGACCATCATCGGCGGCGGCTTTGCCGGCCTGTCCGCCGCCCGCCGCCTGCACCAGCTGGACCCGTCGCTGAAGGTGGCGGTGCTGGAGGCCGGACAGTTCGCCGAAAGCTCCGCGGGGCGCAATTCCGGATTCATGATCGACCTGCCGCATGATTTGTCATCTGACAATTACGCAGGCGACGCGCTGGACGCGGACCGGGCGGCGATTGCCTTCAACCGCATGGCCATCGATTTCGCCAAGGGCGTGGCCGAGGACTGCGCCCTGCCGCAGGAGATGTTTGATCCCGCAGGCAAGATCAACGCCGCCGCCACCACGGCGGGCGACAGGCACAATCGCGATTTCGCCACCCATCTGGAGCGGCTTGGGGAGCCGCATCAGCTGCTGAGCCGACAGGAGATGCAGGAGCTGACCGGGAGTGCGCATTACACCTCCGGCCTTTATGCGCCAGGCACGGTGATGATCCAGCCCGCCGCCTATATCCGGGCGCTTTCGGCGCATCTGGCCGGGCAGATCAGCGTGTTCGAGACCTCCCCCGTCACGGGGTTTGCGAAACAGGGGAACGGCTGGCTGGTCAGCACGCCCAAGGGCCGCGTTACCACCGGCACCGTGATCCTGGCCAACAACGGCCACCTGGAAAGCTTCGGTTTCTACCAGCGCCGCCTGATGCACATCTGCCTTTACGCCTCGATGACAGAACGGCTGACGGAGGAGCAGGTCAGGCGGCTCGGCGGCGCATCCCGCTGGTCGGTGACGCCCGCGGACCCGATGGGCACATCGGTGCGGCGGATTTCCGGCTCCTGCGGCGACCGGATCCTGATCCGCACCTGCTCCAGCTTCCACCCCGGCATCGAGACCAGCCCGATGCGGCTGCGCAACGCGGGCTGGGTGCATGACCGCAAGTTCAAGGAACGGTTTCCGCAGCTGGACGGCGTGCGGATGGAGCACCGCTGGGCCGGCATGCTGTGCCTCAGCCGCAACGGATCAGCGGCCTTCGGGGAGCTGGACCGGGGCGTTTACTCGGCCTGCTGCCAGAACGGCCTGGGCATTGCCCGCGGCACGTTGCAGGGCATCGGCGTTGCGGAGCTGGCGGTGCAGGGCGGATCGGACATCGCCAGCCGCTTCCTGGCGCAGCCGATGCCGCCCAAGCTGCCGCCGGAACCCTTTGCCTCGCTTGGAGCAAACACCTACCTG